In the Clostridium gelidum genome, CCAAAGCTTTAGAAATTTGAATAGCAACAGATATAGCTGTCTCGTAATTCATCTTTCCTACTTGCTTTATTATATCCTTTAAAGTTTTACCTTTAACATATTCCATTACAATGTAACTTATATCATCTTGAGTTCCTACATCAAGTATATTTACTATATTGTTGTCAGATAAAGTCGCAATGGCAGTTGCTTCTTCCTTAAATTTCTCAACAATGTCAGCATTATCACAAAATTCTTTTTTAAGAATTTTAACTGCAACAAACCTATTTAGTTTATTACATCTTGCTTTAAATACTTGTGACATTCCACCTTCACCTATTTTTTCTAACAACTCGTATCGGTTTCCAAGTACAATTCCATCCATACTACATTTCTCCTCCAAACAACAATACTGTTATATTATCTCTGCCACCTTTTTCTTTTGCCAAATGCACTAATTTATTAGCACTATTTACATAGTCTCTTTCTTCAGTGACAACTTGTAGAATCTCTTCCTTAGTCAACTCATTTATAAGTCCATCTGAACACAATAAATACTCATCATATTCATTATTATCTAATTCAAATACGTCTACATTCACAGTGCTACTAGTACCTAAAGCTCTGGTGATAATATTCTTCTTTGGATGATTTTCTGCTTCTTTTTCACTTATGTCTCCACTATCAACAAGCTCTTGTACTAACGAGTGATCTTTTGTAATCTTTCTTATTTCATTATTTTTTATTCCAAGACAACAACTATCCCCTACATTAGCAACATGTATAAAATTTCCAGTAATAAGACAAGCTGTAACTGTAGTTCCCATTCCACTTAAAATTTCATTAGTGTTCGAAAAATTAAATATATCCCTATTCACTTTTTTAATAGCTTCATTAATTAAGTTTTCTAATATGCAAGAAGAAAAATTTTCATTTACATAGCTAACAATTCGTTCTGCGGCCATTTGGCTTGCAACTTCTCCTGCATTGTGTCCACCCATTCCATCTGCTACTACATATATCTTAAATTCTTCTTTTTCTAAATAAGAAGCAAAATCTTCATTTAACGTGCGTTTTAATCCCACATCACTAACTAAACCTACCATTTCATTCTCTCCTCTATTCTTGGGTTTCGATGTAACTTCTTCTAAGTTGTCCACATGCTGCATTAATGTCACTTCCCATTTCACGTCTTGTAGTAACTTCTATGCCAAACGAAGTCAATATTTCAGAAAAATCATCGATTGCCTTTTTTGAAGATCGTTTATAAGTGTTTTCTTTTATTTCATTTACTGGTATTAAATTTACATGGCAAAGCATTCCGCGGAGTAACTTTCCAAGAGCTTTTGCATCTTCTTTGCTATCATTTATTTCTTTTACTAATGCATATTCAAAAGTAATTCTTCTGTTGGTTTTATTAATATAATATCTACAAGCTTCTAATATTTCGTAAATAGTATGTTTATTAGCTATAGGCATAATCTCTTTTCTTTTTTCATCACTAAATGCATGTAGTGATATTGCAAGAGTTATGCTAAATTCTTTATCCGCCAATTCATATATCTTTGGCACAATTCCACAAGTAGATAATGTTATATGTCTTTGCCCAACATTTAATCCATATTCCGCTGAAACTACTTCTAAGAATTTTACAACATTATCATAATTATCTAGTGGTTCTCCACTTCCCATTAAGACAATATTAGATATTCTTTCCTTAATGTAGTTTTGAACTACAAGAATCTGTGATAAAATTTCTCCTGTGGTTAAATTTCTAACACGCCCATCTATAGTAGATGCGCAAAATTTACATCCCATTCTACAACCAATTTGAGTTGATATACATATGGAATTACCATGTTTATATCTCATAAGTACAGATTCTATTAAATTTCCATCTTCAAATCCTAGTAAAAATTTTTCAGTTCCATCAATATCAGATTTATATACTTTTATTATCTTCGGCATGTTAACAGTAAAATTTTCTTTTAATTTAGATATTAATGGCTTAGATATATTCTTCATATTATCAAAGTCATTAATATCCTTATAAATCCATGATAATATTTGTTTACCCCTAAATGCACTTTCACCATTTTCTTTCATCCATACTTTAAGTTCTTCTAAAGTATAATCTAGTAAATTGTTCATTTATTCACCTACTATTATCTTTTTTCAAGTTTTGCCACAAAAAATCCATCCATGTATTCATTAGGCATAATAGTTAAAGACCCATTTCTATTGTATACTAAGTTATCTTGCTTACCAACAAAGATTTTTTTAATGTTACAATCTTTATGACGATTCAAAAACCAAGCAATATTTTCTTCATTTTCTTCTTTATTTAATGTACAAGTAGAATATATCATTAGTCCACCAGTTTTTAAATATTTCCATGCATTTTCCATTATATCTCTTTGAACAGGTATAACATCTCTTAAATCATTTCTAGTCTTATTCCATTTTATCTCTGGTTTTTTTCTTATTATACCAATTCCAGAACATGGAACATCTAGTAAAATTCTATCGCTAGATTCAATTAACTCACTGTTTAATTTAGTTGCGTCATTTGTATTAACTTCAACATTAGTTAATCCTAACCTCTCACAGCTTTCTCTTATTAATCCAAGCTTAGACTCATGAAGATCAAATGCTAATACTTTTCCAGTATTTTGAAGTATTTCTGCTATATGAGTAGTTTTTCCACCTGGTGCACTACATAAATCTATAACAGTCATGCCTTCTTCCAATTCTAATAAAG is a window encoding:
- a CDS encoding Stp1/IreP family PP2C-type Ser/Thr phosphatase — encoded protein: MVGLVSDVGLKRTLNEDFASYLEKEEFKIYVVADGMGGHNAGEVASQMAAERIVSYVNENFSSCILENLINEAIKKVNRDIFNFSNTNEILSGMGTTVTACLITGNFIHVANVGDSCCLGIKNNEIRKITKDHSLVQELVDSGDISEKEAENHPKKNIITRALGTSSTVNVDVFELDNNEYDEYLLCSDGLINELTKEEILQVVTEERDYVNSANKLVHLAKEKGGRDNITVLLFGGEM
- the rlmN gene encoding 23S rRNA (adenine(2503)-C(2))-methyltransferase RlmN, encoding MNNLLDYTLEELKVWMKENGESAFRGKQILSWIYKDINDFDNMKNISKPLISKLKENFTVNMPKIIKVYKSDIDGTEKFLLGFEDGNLIESVLMRYKHGNSICISTQIGCRMGCKFCASTIDGRVRNLTTGEILSQILVVQNYIKERISNIVLMGSGEPLDNYDNVVKFLEVVSAEYGLNVGQRHITLSTCGIVPKIYELADKEFSITLAISLHAFSDEKRKEIMPIANKHTIYEILEACRYYINKTNRRITFEYALVKEINDSKEDAKALGKLLRGMLCHVNLIPVNEIKENTYKRSSKKAIDDFSEILTSFGIEVTTRREMGSDINAACGQLRRSYIETQE